In a genomic window of Streptomyces katrae:
- the istB gene encoding IS21-like element helper ATPase IstB, whose translation MSVMDSALRESLKSLRLSGMLETLDARLAQAHGGELGHLDFLQVLCQDEITRRETVAFQRRLTRAKFEQQVTLEEFDFTASSKLPAAQIRDLGALRWLHSGESVILFGPVGVGKTRVAQALGHLAVRQGAHVRFAKTSRILADLAGGHADRTWDKRIRELVRPDVLILDDFPMRQLGASQADDLYELVSERQGRSLIITSNRAPSDWYPLFPNPVVAESLLDWLINTSHQVIMNGPSYRPNKRPKNPTDKPDKPPVR comes from the coding sequence ATGAGCGTGATGGACTCTGCCCTGCGTGAGTCTCTGAAGTCACTGCGGCTCTCGGGGATGCTGGAAACCCTCGATGCCCGCCTGGCCCAGGCCCACGGCGGCGAGCTCGGGCACCTGGACTTCCTGCAAGTCCTCTGCCAGGACGAAATCACCCGCCGCGAGACCGTCGCCTTCCAACGGCGCCTGACCCGGGCGAAGTTCGAGCAGCAAGTCACCCTGGAGGAGTTCGACTTCACCGCCTCCTCGAAACTGCCAGCCGCCCAGATCCGCGACCTCGGAGCCCTGCGCTGGCTCCATTCCGGCGAGTCGGTCATCCTCTTCGGCCCGGTCGGGGTCGGAAAGACACGCGTCGCCCAGGCCCTCGGCCACCTCGCCGTCCGCCAGGGCGCCCACGTCCGCTTCGCCAAGACCAGCCGGATCCTCGCGGACCTCGCCGGCGGCCACGCGGACCGCACCTGGGACAAGCGGATCCGTGAACTGGTACGGCCCGACGTGCTCATCCTCGACGACTTCCCCATGCGCCAGCTCGGAGCATCCCAGGCCGATGACCTCTATGAACTGGTCAGCGAACGGCAGGGACGGTCCCTGATCATCACCAGCAACCGGGCGCCCAGCGACTGGTATCCCCTCTTCCCGAACCCGGTCGTCGCCGAGTCGCTGCTGGATTGGCTGATCAACACCAGCCACCAGGTCATCATGAACGGCCCCAGCTACCGCCCGAACAAGCGGCCCAAGAACCCCACCGACAAGCCCGACAAGCCCCCGGTCCGCTAA
- a CDS encoding ETEC_3214 domain-containing protein produces MTFLPTIDTKLNVWTLAAVLTALYTLLNLVKGWWRTRLGKRRGLSKAYRRMAPRVRHDYVKSLFGEPAWEHRQEVQTYDTGEDAEVVLTPTELTVRTWPLGTLGYLVTWSDEHDSVLMYSLTTRSRLFRPRVAIGPHRITLGRTPLASLPDPSPYADGPWLALGARRFSYAEKHYFGNPGGYLHWAAGVSDAGAPALPPVGCNGDGWGPGNLEEYRRRARINSVLVAGSAIDLGSVLPYGIAPDYDRVRLLETPSPRPGCVGLLGLAHLARRTASAGPASASEHSRCSRVGTASPSARLAVECPGSNLHSQSAPLRSVEGAVMGRPCPGWQVRPHHRQNRGCSMARTACRLPAGRLAGWNADRSQGDRAPASARP; encoded by the coding sequence ATGACCTTCCTTCCCACGATCGACACCAAGCTGAACGTGTGGACTCTGGCCGCCGTTCTGACCGCGCTGTACACGCTCCTCAACCTCGTGAAGGGCTGGTGGCGGACGCGCCTTGGCAAGAGGCGCGGGCTGTCGAAGGCGTACCGGCGCATGGCACCCCGGGTGCGCCACGACTACGTGAAGAGCCTGTTCGGTGAGCCTGCCTGGGAGCACCGACAGGAAGTGCAGACCTACGACACCGGAGAAGATGCAGAGGTCGTCCTCACCCCCACCGAGCTGACCGTGCGGACCTGGCCGCTGGGCACACTCGGATACCTGGTCACCTGGTCCGATGAGCACGACTCGGTGCTGATGTACTCCCTGACCACGCGCAGTCGGCTCTTCCGCCCGCGGGTGGCCATCGGGCCCCACCGGATCACCCTGGGCCGAACGCCGCTGGCTTCCCTGCCTGATCCCAGTCCATACGCCGATGGACCGTGGCTCGCGCTGGGAGCACGTCGGTTCAGCTACGCCGAGAAGCACTACTTCGGGAACCCTGGCGGCTACCTCCACTGGGCAGCCGGAGTGAGCGACGCCGGCGCTCCAGCTCTCCCGCCCGTCGGCTGCAACGGGGACGGCTGGGGACCCGGGAATCTGGAGGAGTACCGGCGCCGGGCACGGATCAACTCCGTCCTCGTCGCCGGTTCCGCGATCGATCTGGGCAGTGTGCTGCCGTACGGGATCGCGCCGGACTACGACCGCGTTCGCCTGCTCGAAACTCCGTCACCCCGCCCGGGTTGCGTTGGCCTCCTGGGTCTGGCGCATCTGGCGCGCCGTACTGCGTCGGCAGGTCCGGCATCAGCGTCCGAACACTCCCGGTGTTCCCGAGTAGGGACCGCTTCCCCGTCAGCGAGGCTGGCCGTCGAGTGTCCAGGCAGCAACCTCCACAGCCAGTCGGCTCCCCTCCGGAGCGTAGAGGGTGCCGTAATGGGCAGGCCCTGCCCCGGCTGGCAAGTTCGCCCACACCACCGGCAGAACCGGGGTTGTTCGATGGCGCGTACTGCGTGTCGCTTGCCAGCGGGTCGGCTCGCGGGGTGGAATGCGGATCGGTCTCAAGGA